Proteins encoded by one window of Gammaproteobacteria bacterium:
- the nspC gene encoding Carboxynorspermidine/carboxyspermidine decarboxylase, translating to MKTPYYLIDEKILVKNLEIIHHVEQNSGAKSVLALKCFSTWGVFNLMKKYLAGTTSSSSFEARLGYEKFGKEVHAYSVGFSKTDIKSVRKFADKIIFNSISQLENYYLKVSNRQLGLRVNPGISYSQYDLADPARKYSRLGVVDYQEVERVAPILSGLMFHFNCENDDADNFIAAIEKISQHYGPLLKKMEWVSLGGGIAFTKENYPLDRLCAALKNFAQSFAVQVYLEPGEAVVSGCAELVTTVLDVVHNTMDIAIVDASMEAHMLDHLIYRTSPRLAWPEPGEHKILVAGRTCLAGDVFGEYDLKTRLAIGDQVRIADAGGYTMVKKNWFNGIAMPAIVVRRLDDTLERIRSFGYADFKRSLS from the coding sequence TTGAAAACACCTTACTATTTGATTGATGAAAAAATCCTTGTAAAAAATTTAGAAATTATCCATCACGTTGAGCAAAATTCTGGAGCCAAGTCGGTATTAGCACTCAAATGCTTTTCGACCTGGGGCGTATTCAACCTGATGAAAAAATATCTAGCAGGCACGACGAGCAGCTCATCATTCGAGGCCCGACTCGGTTATGAAAAATTTGGCAAGGAGGTTCATGCGTATAGTGTTGGATTTTCCAAAACTGATATCAAGTCCGTGCGAAAATTCGCCGATAAAATAATTTTTAATTCAATCTCACAACTCGAAAATTATTATCTAAAGGTAAGTAACCGACAATTAGGCTTACGAGTTAATCCTGGTATTAGTTATTCCCAGTACGATTTAGCGGACCCCGCGCGAAAATATTCGCGGTTGGGAGTGGTCGATTATCAAGAAGTGGAAAGGGTTGCGCCGATTCTAAGTGGATTGATGTTTCATTTTAACTGCGAGAATGATGATGCCGATAATTTTATTGCCGCCATCGAAAAAATTAGTCAGCACTATGGGCCGCTACTCAAAAAAATGGAATGGGTAAGCCTAGGAGGGGGTATTGCTTTCACCAAGGAAAATTATCCTCTGGATCGATTGTGTGCAGCGCTGAAGAATTTTGCCCAATCTTTCGCGGTTCAGGTATATCTGGAGCCGGGAGAAGCTGTGGTTTCGGGATGCGCGGAATTGGTGACCACCGTGCTGGATGTGGTTCATAACACGATGGATATCGCCATTGTTGATGCTTCGATGGAAGCGCACATGCTCGATCACTTAATTTATCGCACTTCTCCCCGGCTGGCCTGGCCAGAACCGGGTGAACATAAAATTTTAGTGGCCGGGCGTACTTGCCTTGCAGGCGATGTCTTCGGTGAATATGACCTGAAGACCAGGCTGGCTATCGGTGATCAGGTCAGAATCGCCGATGCTGGCGGCTACACGATGGTAAAAAAGAATTGGTTCAATGGTATTGCTATGCCCGCGATTGTTGTCAGGCGACTGGATGATACCCTGGAGCGAATCCGATCATTTGGTTACGCGGATTTTAAGCGCAGTCTTTCCTGA
- the ecpC gene encoding Fimbrial protein EcpC, protein MYQQRKQQGFTLIELMIVIAIIGILAAFAIPAYQTYIARGQVSEAVVLLEGARTAVEEYVSQTGTFPIILTSLGVIIQGKYVTRVSGATMHSPGGTLTAQMRTASVSKRIQSGRVTLQRTIAGVWSCNKGTGSYALADKYLPVACRGIAVPNP, encoded by the coding sequence GTGTATCAACAACGAAAACAACAAGGCTTTACCCTAATCGAATTGATGATCGTGATTGCGATTATCGGTATATTGGCAGCTTTTGCCATCCCGGCTTATCAGACTTACATTGCTCGTGGGCAAGTATCCGAGGCTGTGGTTTTGCTTGAGGGAGCTAGAACCGCCGTAGAAGAATATGTATCCCAGACCGGTACCTTTCCAATTATCCTGACTTCACTTGGTGTCATTATTCAAGGGAAGTATGTCACTCGGGTGTCGGGTGCCACCATGCATTCACCAGGAGGTACCTTAACCGCTCAAATGAGGACAGCCAGCGTGAGCAAACGTATCCAAAGCGGTAGGGTGACATTGCAACGTACTATCGCCGGAGTGTGGAGCTGCAACAAAGGCACCGGCAGCTACGCCTTGGCGGATAAGTATCTTCCTGTGGCTTGTAGAGGGATTGCTGTGCCTAATCCGTAA
- a CDS encoding peptide/nickel transport system permease protein translates to MKFEAGNLLAIVVLWIWALLALLGQWLPLNPERMDLAHVLAPPALGAWLGWDDLGRLVWDRLVMGARTSFLVSLGVVSLSFMVGTLFGTIAAYLGGWWDHLAARIIDVFLAFPGILLAIALAGLLGPGIDNVVIALGAVGWVGYARLARAQVLSLKHRDHVQAARALGVRGLRIITRHLLPLILAPLIVEATFGVAAVVTAEAGLSFLGLGVQPPAASWGSMIRDGTRYLLVAPHLVLAPGVALAAVVLAVNLLGDVLRDYLDVRQAHH, encoded by the coding sequence ATGAAGTTTGAAGCAGGGAATCTCCTAGCAATAGTGGTGCTGTGGATCTGGGCGTTACTCGCATTGCTGGGACAATGGTTGCCCCTGAATCCGGAGCGAATGGATCTCGCCCATGTCCTGGCCCCGCCAGCGCTGGGGGCTTGGCTCGGATGGGACGATTTAGGGCGTCTGGTATGGGATCGCCTGGTGATGGGTGCGCGCACCTCGTTCCTAGTGTCACTAGGAGTAGTGAGCCTGTCATTTATGGTAGGCACTCTGTTCGGGACCATCGCTGCATACCTGGGAGGCTGGTGGGATCACTTAGCGGCGCGGATTATTGATGTTTTCCTTGCCTTCCCAGGCATCCTGCTCGCTATCGCCCTAGCAGGACTGCTGGGACCCGGGATCGACAACGTGGTCATTGCCCTAGGGGCGGTGGGATGGGTGGGATATGCCCGGCTGGCACGGGCACAGGTGTTATCGCTCAAGCACCGCGACCACGTCCAGGCGGCGCGGGCGCTTGGGGTGCGTGGTCTGCGAATTATCACTCGTCATCTGTTACCCCTCATTCTTGCTCCCCTGATTGTCGAGGCCACCTTCGGCGTTGCGGCAGTTGTGACGGCGGAAGCGGGGTTGTCTTTTTTAGGACTGGGAGTCCAACCGCCAGCCGCTTCCTGGGGCAGCATGATCCGCGATGGAACGCGTTATCTGTTGGTGGCACCGCATTTGGTCCTGGCACCAGGAGTTGCACTGGCGGCGGTGGTCCTGGCGGTCAACTTGCTAGGGGATGTCCTGCGCGATTATCTGGATGTGCGTCAAGCCCACCATTAG
- the dppB gene encoding dipeptide ABC transporter membrane subunit DppB, with translation MTRFLLSRLASALGVILGVSCLVFLLVHLVPGDPVEVMLGESARSGDREMLRAALGLDRPLIEQLGLYFNRLAHGDLGTSLHSRRPIADLLVERIPATVQLAAAALIVALGLALPLGVTAALRRGSGWDRGAMALALFGMSVPSFWLGPLLILLFSMELGWLPVSGREGPTSIILPAVSLGMGMAAILARMLRSALLEVLLEDYVRTAYANGLSPSAVIWRHALPNAALPVVTLLGLQLGALLGGAVITETIFSWPGLGSLIVEAINRRDYPVVQGCVLLISVVYVMVNTCTDLLYAVLDPRVRLEITE, from the coding sequence ATGACCCGTTTTCTTTTGTCCCGTTTAGCCAGTGCCCTTGGGGTTATCCTCGGTGTTTCCTGCCTGGTCTTCCTGCTCGTTCATCTAGTTCCCGGAGATCCTGTAGAGGTGATGCTAGGGGAGTCGGCGCGGTCAGGGGATCGGGAGATGTTACGTGCTGCCCTGGGGCTGGATCGACCGCTGATTGAACAGCTTGGCCTGTATTTCAATCGACTTGCCCATGGAGATTTAGGAACCTCCCTGCATTCACGGCGACCGATTGCTGACTTGCTGGTCGAGCGGATTCCCGCCACGGTGCAGCTCGCAGCGGCGGCGCTCATCGTAGCGTTGGGATTGGCCCTGCCGCTGGGGGTCACAGCGGCTCTGCGTCGGGGATCGGGTTGGGATCGGGGAGCGATGGCACTGGCGCTATTCGGGATGTCGGTTCCGAGCTTTTGGTTGGGGCCGTTGCTTATTTTGTTGTTTTCCATGGAACTTGGCTGGCTACCGGTAAGCGGTCGGGAAGGGCCAACTTCGATCATCCTGCCCGCTGTGTCACTGGGAATGGGAATGGCCGCAATTCTGGCGCGAATGCTGCGTTCGGCGCTGCTGGAAGTGTTGCTTGAGGATTATGTGCGTACCGCTTATGCCAACGGACTCTCGCCCAGCGCAGTAATCTGGCGTCACGCATTGCCCAACGCTGCCCTGCCGGTAGTCACTCTCCTTGGTCTCCAATTGGGGGCGCTGCTGGGTGGGGCGGTAATCACCGAAACGATTTTTTCCTGGCCTGGGCTGGGGAGTCTAATCGTTGAAGCTATCAACCGCCGCGATTACCCGGTAGTTCAAGGTTGCGTACTGCTTATCAGCGTGGTCTACGTGATGGTCAATACCTGCACCGACCTACTCTATGCAGTGCTGGATCCCCGCGTGCGGCTGGAAATAACAGAGTAA
- a CDS encoding conserved hypothetical protein (Evidence 4 : Unknown function but conserved in other organisms): protein MSNILMCWKCGASLADLPLPLARTAECPTSCCADLHVCRLCRFHDPKVANACSELMADPVLDKERANFCDYFQPRPGAYTPDAAEQVARARAALAALFGLMPDNGQTPATTAGDPARISLERLFNA from the coding sequence ATGTCCAATATACTGATGTGCTGGAAGTGCGGGGCATCCCTAGCGGACCTCCCTTTACCACTGGCACGGACCGCCGAGTGCCCTACTTCCTGTTGCGCGGATCTTCATGTTTGCCGCTTATGCCGCTTTCATGATCCCAAGGTCGCCAATGCTTGTAGCGAATTGATGGCCGATCCGGTGCTAGATAAGGAACGTGCTAATTTTTGCGATTATTTTCAACCACGCCCAGGCGCTTATACCCCTGACGCCGCAGAGCAGGTTGCGCGTGCTCGGGCTGCCTTGGCAGCGTTGTTTGGTCTGATGCCGGATAACGGTCAAACGCCAGCAACCACCGCCGGTGATCCAGCCAGAATTTCCCTGGAAAGGCTCTTCAATGCCTGA